The genomic stretch AACTCCAGGCCCTCGGCATCGAGATCGCCATCGACATCCTCGACGACCTTCGCCGGAACGTGCCCGACCTCGCAGTCAGCGTCTCCGACCTCCTCCTCGCCGGCCGCGACCTCATCCGCCGCCGCCCCGAGCTCAAAGAGGCCGAGGTCATCACCTGCTTCACCTCCGGCACCCCCCAGATGTCGATCGCCTTCACCCTCGTCGTCCGCTCCCTCCTCCCCCGCGCCCGCCACTTCCAGGCCCTCAACCCCGCCGAGGCCCAGGGCAATCCCCTGCGCGAGTTCGACCCCGACGCCCTCGTTCACCTCGACGCCCGCGACCGCACCCTCGAGGCCCTCGCCGCCGGCAACGCCGCCGCTGCCCTCGCCGCCGGCGAACCGCTCCTCAACCTGCCCGCCGGCACCCCGCCGCCCTGGGACCAGAAAGCCCTCAAAGCCGCCGTCACCATCGCCCGCGCACTCGTCGCCGTCGAAAACTACCAGCGGCAATGGCTCCGGCAGGTCGCCGCCAACATCCCGGCCAGGGCCGGCGGCGCCGACCTCTCCCACCTCAAATCCTGGCTCGAACGGTGCAGCAGCGACGACCTCGCCTGGGGCGCCGAGCTCGCCGCCTGCTCCCTCCGCCTCCAGGCCGCCGACCGTCCCGCCCAGGCGATCCTCGTGGCAGCCACCGCCGCCGAAGTCATCATTTCCGCCGGCCTCCGCCGCGCCGGCATCGACCCCGACGACATCCGCGACCCCGCCCGGTTGCCGTCCGGCTTCACCGAAAAGGACCGCGTGAGCATCGACGGCGGCCGCTGGCGCATCGAAGGCCTCCAGCGCCGCGCAAAGCTCCTCGAAGCCCTCTCACCCGCCTACCGCCGCGCCGTCGAAGAACAGGACGCCGAAACACTTCGCGCCCGCCTCGCCGGCGCCCGCAACGAAGCCGTCCACCAGGGCCGCCAGGTGACCGGGGAGGCCCTCGAAGCCGCCGCAGCCTACCTTCGGATCCTCGCCGAGGCCGTCGGCGCCCCCGCCCCCTCCAGCCTTCCCACAATTCCCTCGAGTCTCAGCGCTCTTGTCCAGCTATGGCGCACCTGACCAGGACCCCGGTCATTTCTCCTGCGCAGGCCCTGCGTCCCGCCGCTGCCTCTAACGAACATAACAGCAGAGGACATGCGAATCCTTCACGTCACGGAACAGGGCAGCACCATCCGGACCACCGGCGAATGTCTTGAAATCTTCGTCGATGGACTTCCCGTGCTTACCGCAGGGCTCCACACCCTTGAAGCACTCGTCCTCCACGGTGCCGTCCAGCTCACCGCTCCCGCCGCCAGCCGGCTCCTTGCAGCCGGCATTCCCTCCGTCTACGTCGGGCTCGACGGCAGGCTCAAAGGTCGCCTCGAGCCCATCGGACATCCTGCCGCGAGGCTCCGCTCGGCCCAGGCCCTCGCTGCCGCGGACCCTGTCCGCCGTCTCGCCATCGCGCGCGAGATCGTCCGCAACAAACTGACCGCCCAGGCGCGGCTCCTCCGGGCCCTTCGCCGGCCCGAGACCTCCGCCCTCCTCGCGCTAATTCCCCGGGTCCGTGCAGCAGAGACCCTCGATGAACTCCGCGGAACCGAGGGCTGGGCAGGCCGAATCTATTTTTCCGCGCTCCGCGCACACCTCAGCCTCGCCGGCTGGCGCCGGGCACGCCGCCCCGCTCGCGACCCGCTCAATGCCCTCTTCAACTACGGCTACGCCCTCCTCATGCGCCCTGCCATCCTCGCCGTCGCCGCTGTCGGTCTCGACCCCTACCAGGGCTTCCTTCATCACGCCACCCGCGGCCAACCAGCTTTTGTCCTCGACCTCATCGAAGAGTTTCGCGCACCCCTGGTCGATCTTCTGGTTGTTCGGCTCTATCCCACCCTCTCCCGAGATACGGGATGGTTTGAACAGACGGAAGCCGGCACCCGGCTTGCACTCGACGTGCGCAAGCGGCTCATCGCCGCCTTCGAATCACGCCTCTCACGCGCCACCCGCTACCGCCCGACAGGCCGCCGGGAGGAGGTCGGCCGCCTCTTCGAACTCCAGGCCAGGGCCTTCGCCCGCGCCATCCGCACCGGCGGACCGGTC from Tepidiforma thermophila encodes the following:
- the cas1 gene encoding CRISPR-associated endonuclease Cas1, with product MRILHVTEQGSTIRTTGECLEIFVDGLPVLTAGLHTLEALVLHGAVQLTAPAASRLLAAGIPSVYVGLDGRLKGRLEPIGHPAARLRSAQALAAADPVRRLAIAREIVRNKLTAQARLLRALRRPETSALLALIPRVRAAETLDELRGTEGWAGRIYFSALRAHLSLAGWRRARRPARDPLNALFNYGYALLMRPAILAVAAVGLDPYQGFLHHATRGQPAFVLDLIEEFRAPLVDLLVVRLYPTLSRDTGWFEQTEAGTRLALDVRKRLIAAFESRLSRATRYRPTGRREEVGRLFELQARAFARAIRTGGPVRPAW